One Cupriavidus pauculus genomic window, ATCGGGGTGCTGGCGGTGGCGCTCGACGATGCCGATGCCCCGGGGTTCACCATGCGCGTGACGTGCAGCAAGGGGACGTATATCCGGACGCTGGCCGAGGACATCGGCGAGGCGCTCGGATGTGGCGCGCATCTGACCGCGCTGCGTCGGACGGCGGTGGGGGACCTCACGCTCGATGGCGCGGTGACGCTCGAACAGATCGATGCGATGGGCGATGACGTGCGGCCGTCGATGCTCGCGCCCGTGGATGCATTGCTGCAGCGTTGTGCGCCCGTGCATCTGGACGATGCGGCGATGGGGCGGTTTCTGCAGGGCCAGCGGATTGCGCGACGGGATTTGCCTTCGGATGTGGCGCTTGCCGAGGACGAGCTTGCCCGCGTCTATGGCGGGCAGCCCGCCCGGCTGCTTGGCGTCGCGCGGATGCGCGAGGGGGCGTTGCGGCCGGAGCGGCTGGTCAAGCTGTAAGGGGGCTCCGCCCCCTTTAATGCGCGCCGGCGGCGTCGGCGCCGCCGCCGCCCTGGGCCCGCTTCGTCAGCCAGACGAAAACGATCAGCACGAAGAACAGCACGCCCGAGATCCAGAAGATGTCGTTGGCGCCCAGCATCGACGCCTGTAGCGAGATGTTGCGCTCGATCACGCCCATGGCCTGCGCGCGGGTCATGCCCATGGCCGTCAGGTGGTCGAGTTGCGCGACGTAGGTCGGGTTGTACGGATTGACCTGCTCGATCAGCTGCGCATGGTGGAGCGCCGCGCGGTTTTCCCAGATCGTCGTGGAGATCGACGCGCCAATGGCGCCGAACGTGATGCGCACGAAGTTCGAGAGTCCCGAGGCGGCCGGGATTTTCGCCGGTGGCTGGCCCGAGAGGATGATCGACGTCAGCGGGATGAAGAACATTGCCATCGCAGCGCCCTGGATCAGTGTGGGAATCATCAGCGTGCGCGTGTCCACGCCCGTCGTGAAACCCGAGCGCATGAAGCTGACGATGCCGAACGTGATGAACGCCGCGGTCGCGACCCAGCGGGCGTCGACCTTCGGCAGCACGCGCCCGATGATCGGCGACAGGATGATGGCGAAGATGCCCACGGGCGCCATGACGATGCCCGCATCCGTAGCCGTGTAGCCGACGATGGTCTGCAGCCACAGCGGCAGGATCACGAGGTTGCCGAAGAACAGCCCATAGGCCACGGAGATCGCCACCACGCCCGCCGCGAAATTGCGGCCGCCGAACAGGTGGATATCGACGATCGGATGCTTCTCGTAAAGCTCCCAGACGAGGAAGAACAGAAAGCCGACCACCGCGGTGATCGTCAGGGCGACGATAAACGTGGAGTGGAACCAGTCGAGCTCCTTGCCTTTGTCGAGCATCAGCTGCATCGACCCCACCCAGATGACGAGCAGCGCAAGCCCGATGCGATCGATCGGCAGGATGCGGGTAGGCGTTTCGCGCTCGCGATAGATGGCCCACGTGGCATACGCCGCGCCGAGACCCACCGGGATGTTGATATAGAAGATCCACGGCCACGTCATGTTGTCCGAGATCCAGCCGCCGAGCAGCGGCCCCATGATCGGCGCGACGAGCGTGGTCATGCCCCATAGCGCGAGCGCCATCGAACTCTTGGCCGGCGGATAGCTCGCGAGCAGCAGCGACTGCGACAGCGGAATCATCGGACCCGCGACCGCGCCCTGCAGAATGCGCGCGGCCAGCAGGGTCTCCAGGTTCGGCGCCACGCCGCACAGCCACGACGACAGCACGAACAGCAGGATGGACGTGACGAACAGCCGCACCGCGCCGAAGCGCGTGGTGAGCCAGCCCGTGAGCGGCACGGAGATGGCGTTGGCCACCGCGAACGACGTGATGACCCATGTGCCCTGGTTGGGCGCCACGCCGAGGTCGCCGGAGATCGCCGGAATCGAGACGTTGGCGATGGACGAGTCCAGCACGTTCATGAACGTGGCCAGCGACAGCGCGATGGTGCCGACGATCAGCTTGCCGCCGGTCAGCGGCACCGGCGGTGCGGGCGGGGCGCCTGCCGGAGCGGGCGCGCGGCCGCCGCTGTCATCGGCGTTGGCGGTAAGGGTATCGGCCATGATGCGCGATCAGGCGTGCTTGGCCGACGGGCGCGACGCGTCCGCGGGCGAGGGGCCGCGCGACGGCGCCGGGGCCGGGGCCGCTGCCGGCGCCGCGCCGGCAGTGCGGCCACCGTTGTTGAGCGCGACGATGCGCGCGATGAGCGTATCCGCATCCTGCGCGACCTTGTCGTAGACGTCGGTCTCCATCGGCCCGCGCGTGATGGCGGATACCATCGCGCCGCCATCCTCGTTACGCACGTCGACGCTGACGTTCATCGACAGGCCCACGCGCAGCGGATGGTCCCTGAGCTGCTGTGGATCGAGCGCGATGCGCACGGGCAGGCGCTGCACGACCTTGATCCAGTTGCCGGTGGCGTTCTGCGCGGGCAGCAGCGAGAACGCCGCGCCGGTGCCCGCCGAGAAGCCCTCGACCTTGCCGCGGTACTTCACTTTGGAGCCGTAGACGTCGGCTTCGAGCTCGACCGGCTGGCCGACGCGCATATGCGTGATCTGGACTTCCTTGAAGTTGGCATCGACCCAGACCTGGTCGAGCGGGACCACGGCCATCAGCGGCGTGCCCGGCGCCACGCGCTGGCCCACCTGCACGGAGCGCTTGGCCACGTAGCCCGTGACGGGCGCCGGCAGCGTCGAGCGCGCGAACGCGAGATACGCGGCGCGCAGGTTGGCGGCGGCGCGCTGCACGTTCGGATGTTTCTCGACGGTGGTCTGGTCGGTCAGCGCCTTGTTCGAGGCGAGCTGCTCCTGCGCGGCGAGCAGCGCGGAGTCCGCGGCCTGCAGCGCGGTGCGCGCGTGGGCGATTTCTTCGCTCGATACCGCGCCCGAATTGGCGATGGCCTGGCGGCGCACGAGGTCCTCGCGCGCCTTGGCCACGTCGGCCTGCCGCATGGCCACGTTGGCCGCGAGCGAACCGTTGTTGACGTAGAGCGTGCGGACCTCGCGCACGGCCTGCGCGAGCTGCGCCTCGGCCTGCTCGAGCGAGACCTGCGAGTCCGCGCGGTCCAGCTGGATCAGCGACTGGCCCGCGGTGACGAGCTGCGTGTCGTCGGCGGCGATCGAGACGACGGTGCCGCCCGCAAGCGGGGTCACCTGCACGACGTTGCCGGCGACGTAGGCATCGTCGGTGTTCTCGAAATGGCGGGCGTACAGGCCCCAGTACAGGCCATAGCCGATGCCGGCCACGACCACCGCGGCGGTCAGGGCGATCAGCAGTCGCTTGCGCTTGTTGTTGTTGCCATTGCCATTACCGTTGCCGTTACTGTTGGCGGGTGCGGCGGATTGCGCGTCGGTGCTCATATCGGTCTCTTGCGTGTGCGGTGCGTGTGTGGGTTCGCCGGGATCAGCCATGCGTCGGTTTTGGCGCGGCCTCGGGGGCCGCGTAGCCGCCGCCGAGCGCCTTGACCAGGCCGATCTGGAGGTCGAGCCGGCGTGCCTGCAGGTCTGTGGCAAGGCGGCGCTGCTGCAGCACCGTGCTCTCGGCATTGAGGACCGTGAGCTGCGTGCCGAGGCCCGCCTTGTAGCGCGTGGTGGCGAGCGAATACGCGTGCTCGGCCAGATCCAGCGCCTCGCGCTGCGTGACGATCTGCTGATCGACGCTGCGGATGCTCGTCACCGTGTCCGCGGTTTCGCGCAGCGCATCGACGAGCGTCTGGTTGTAGCTGGCCACCGCGATGTCGTACTGCGCGTAACGGCCCTTGAGGTTCGCGCGCAGCCGGCCGCCCGCGAAGATCGGCAACTGCACCGCGGGGCCGAAGCCGAACGTGCGGCTGATGCCCATCAGCAGGTTGGACGGATCGAGCGATGCCACGCCCGCGTAGGCGCTGAACGTGATGTCCGGCAGGAATTCCTTGCGCGCGACGCTCACGTCGCCGGCCGCGGCTTCCACGCGCCAGCGTGCGGCCACGATGTCGGGACGGCGGCCCAGCAGGCCGATGGCGAGGTCGTCGGGCAGCGTCGGCGTGGCGTGCGCCAGCAGCGTGGGCTTTGCGATCCGCAGGCCGCGGTCGGGGCCCTTGCCGAGCAGCGCCGCGAGCTGGTTGCGCGCGAGCGCGATGTCTTCGTCGATGCGTTGCAGGTCCGTCTGCGCGGCCGCGACCGTGCCGCGCGCCTGGGTGGTTTCCACCTGCGTGTCGAGGCCCGCGGACAGCCGCTGGCGCGACAGTTCGGTCAGGTCGCGGCGCTGGGCGATGGCGCGCTCGGCAACGTCGCGCTGCGCGTACAGCGCGGCCAGCCGGTTGTAGTTGCGTGCGATGGCCGTGGAGAGCAGCAGCCGCGAAGCCTGGCTTTCCGCTTCGGCCGCGCGGTCTTCGGAGAGCGCCGCTTCCAGCGCCGCGCGGTTCTTGCCCCAGAAGTCGAAATCGTAGTCGAGCCCGAACTGCATGCGCGAGGCGTTCTGCCACGAACCCGCGAGGGGCGTGCCCTCGAACAGATCCGTGGACGAGAAGCGCTGGCGCACGATGCTGCCTTCGAAGTCGATGCCCGGGTACAGCGCGGCGCGCGTGGCCATGGCCATCGCGCGCGAGGCCTGCACGCGCGCGAACGCGGCCTGCAGGTTCGGGTTGTCGTGCGTGGCCTCATCGACGAGCGCGCGCAGCTGCGGGTCCTGGAACTGATCGACCCAGTCCTGCGACGGCCACTCGCCATGGCCGGCCGCAAGTACCTGCGACGCGCCTTGCGCGAGCGCGTCCGGCGAGGTCATGGTCTGCGTGCTCTGGGCATCGCCGAATGCGGCGCACCCGGCGACGATCGACACCGCGAGGGCGGCCAGCACCTTCAATGCGGTGGAATGGACTGGCTTCATGATTTGGAGAGGTCCTGATGGTTGTCGATCACGCGCTGGAGCAGGCCGCGCAGCGTTTCGATTTCGGCCGTGGTGAATCCTTCGAAATGGCGCCGGAGCACGCCGCAGTAGATCGCGGGCAGCTTGCCGACGAGGGCCTCGCCTTCCGAAGTCAGCGACAGGTCCACGACGCGGCGGTCGTCGTCCCGGCGTGTGCGGGCAATCAGGCCGCGCTTCTCGAGCCGGCTGAGCAGGCGCGTGACGGAACCGGCATCGGTGCCGAGTTCGCGCCCAAGGTCGGTCACCGTTCGCGCCGCTCCCTTGGCGAGCATCATCAGGCAGCTGGCCTGCGGATGCGTGATATCGAGGTCGCTGACTTCCTGCTCCACGCTATAGGCAAGGTGGCTTTTGGCGCGCGCGAGCACGTAGCCGATACTGCGGCCCATTTCATAGCGGTCGGGATCGAACGGATCGGTCGAGGAGGGGGGAGGTGCCTGAGATGTCATTCATTGCCACGGCAAAGGTTGCCGGGGCAAATGTATGCATGTGATGCGAACGCTGCAATGGCCGCAATTCGATATTGCACGGTTCGCAATAAAATGAACTGACCTGTCTGACAACCGGCGTCTGCACGGGTCCGCAGCGATTCATCGCATTCTTGCGCTGCAACATGCTAGAATGTCGGGTTATTTTTAGAACGCTCCGAATTCGGGGGACGCCTCATGACCCGCGCTATCCGCAACATCGCCATCATCGCTCACGTCGATCATGGCAAGACCACCCTGGTCGACCAACTCCTGCGCCAGGCAGGCACCTTCCGCGAAAACCAGCAAGTCGCGGAACGCGTGATGGATTCGAACGACCTGGAAAAGGAACGCGGGATCACGATCCTCGCGAAGAACTGTGCCGTCGAATACAACGGCACGCACATCAACATCGTCGATACCCCGGGACACGCGGACTTCGGCGGTGAAGTGGAGCGTGTGCTGTCGATGGTCGACGGCGTGCTGCTGCTGGTGGATGCCGTCGAAGGCCCGATGCCGCAGACGCGCTTCGTCACGCGCAAGGCGCTGGCCCTCGGCCTGAAGCCGATCGTCGTGATCAACAAGATCGACCGTCCGGGCGCGCGTCCGGAGTGGGTGATCAACCAGACGTTCGACCTGTTCGACAAGCTCGGCGCGAGCGACGAGCAGCTGGATTTCCCCGTGATCTACGCCTCGGGCCTGAACGGCTACGCGGGCCTGACCGACGCGGTGCGCGAAGGCGACATGAAGCCGCTGTTCGAGACCGTGCTGGACAAGGTGCCCGTGCGCGACGACGATCCGGACGGTCCGCTGCAGCTGCAGATCATCTCGCTCGACTACTCGAGCTACGTCGGCAAGATCGGCGTGGGCCGTATCTCGCGTGGCCGCGCGCGTCCGCTGCAGGACGTGGTGGTCAAGTTCGGTCCGGAAGGCAACCCGATCAAGGGCCGTATCAATCAGGTCCTGAAGTTCGTGGGTCTCGAGCGCGAGATCGTGCCCGAGGCGGAAGCCGGCGACATCGTGCTGATCAACGGCATCGAGGAGCTGGGTATCGGCTGCACCGTGATGGCGCCGGACGCGCAGGACGCGCTGCCGATGCTGAAGGTGGACGAGCCCACGCTGACCATGAACTTCTGCGTCAACACGTCGCCGCTGGCCGGCCGTGAAGGCAAGTTCGTGACGAGCCGCCAGCTGCGCGAGCGTCTGGACCGCGAACTCAAGTCGAACGTGGCGCTGCGCGTGGCCGATACCGGCGACGACACGATCTTCGAAGTGTCGGGCCGCGGCGAACTGCACCTGACCATCCTGCTGGAAAACATGCGCCGCGAAGGCTACGAGCTGGCCGTGTCGCGTCCGCGCGTGGTGTTCAAGGACATCGGCGGCGTCAAGCACGAGCCGTACGAGCTGCTGACCGTGGACGTGGAAGACGGCCACCAGGGTTCGGTGATGGAAGAGCTGGGCCGCCGCAAGGGCGAGCTGCTCGACATGGCATCGGACGGCAAGGGCCGTACGCGTCTGGAGTACCGGATTCCGGCACGCGGCCTGATCGGCTTCCAGGGCGAGTTCCTGACGCTGACGCGCGGTACCGGCCTGATCAGCCATATCTTCGACGACTACGCGCCGCTGCGCGAAGGCGGTCTGGGCGATCGCCACAACGGCGTGCTGATCTCGCAGGACGACGGCGATGCTGTGGCCTACGCACTGTGGAAGCTGCAGGATCGCGGCCGCATGTTCGTGAAGCCGGGCGATGCGCTGTACGAAGGCATGATCATCGGTATCCATAGCCGCGACAACGACCTCGTCGTGAACCCGATCAAGGGCAAGCAGCTGACCAACGTGCGCGCGTCGGGTACCGACGAAGCCGTGCGTCTGGTGCCGCCGATCCAGATGTCGCTCGAGTACGCGGTGGAATTCATCGCCGACGACGAGCTGGTCGAGATCACGCCGAAGAGCATTCGTCTGCGCAAGCGCCATCTGAAGGAGCACGAGCGCAAGCGTGCTTCGCGCGAAGGCGCGTAAGCGATAACAACCCTCTCCGATGGAGAGGGTTTTTTTATGGCCCTTTTTTACGAGAGCGCCAAAGCAAAAAGCCGGAGATCCTTGCGGATTCCGGCTTTTTTAAATTCGCTGGTGGGGCGTGAGTGACTCGAACACTCGACCTACGGATTAAGAGTCCGCTGCTCTACCAACTGAGCTAACGCCCCAACGAAGACAGCGATTATAGCAGCGTCCGAAGAACGCGCAACCCCTCTCGTGCATTTTTTCTGATTACAATGCGCGCCATGCACGCTCGTGTCCTGCGCTATCTCGATGAAGTGGTTCGCCGCGGTTCGATCCGTCAGGCGGCCGTCCATCTGCACGTCGCACCCACAGCGATCAACCGGCAGATCCTCGA contains:
- a CDS encoding DHA2 family efflux MFS transporter permease subunit; the protein is MADTLTANADDSGGRAPAPAGAPPAPPVPLTGGKLIVGTIALSLATFMNVLDSSIANVSIPAISGDLGVAPNQGTWVITSFAVANAISVPLTGWLTTRFGAVRLFVTSILLFVLSSWLCGVAPNLETLLAARILQGAVAGPMIPLSQSLLLASYPPAKSSMALALWGMTTLVAPIMGPLLGGWISDNMTWPWIFYINIPVGLGAAYATWAIYRERETPTRILPIDRIGLALLVIWVGSMQLMLDKGKELDWFHSTFIVALTITAVVGFLFFLVWELYEKHPIVDIHLFGGRNFAAGVVAISVAYGLFFGNLVILPLWLQTIVGYTATDAGIVMAPVGIFAIILSPIIGRVLPKVDARWVATAAFITFGIVSFMRSGFTTGVDTRTLMIPTLIQGAAMAMFFIPLTSIILSGQPPAKIPAASGLSNFVRITFGAIGASISTTIWENRAALHHAQLIEQVNPYNPTYVAQLDHLTAMGMTRAQAMGVIERNISLQASMLGANDIFWISGVLFFVLIVFVWLTKRAQGGGGADAAGAH
- a CDS encoding MarR family winged helix-turn-helix transcriptional regulator, with the translated sequence MTSQAPPPSSTDPFDPDRYEMGRSIGYVLARAKSHLAYSVEQEVSDLDITHPQASCLMMLAKGAARTVTDLGRELGTDAGSVTRLLSRLEKRGLIARTRRDDDRRVVDLSLTSEGEALVGKLPAIYCGVLRRHFEGFTTAEIETLRGLLQRVIDNHQDLSKS
- a CDS encoding HlyD family efflux transporter periplasmic adaptor subunit, translating into MSTDAQSAAPANSNGNGNGNGNNNKRKRLLIALTAAVVVAGIGYGLYWGLYARHFENTDDAYVAGNVVQVTPLAGGTVVSIAADDTQLVTAGQSLIQLDRADSQVSLEQAEAQLAQAVREVRTLYVNNGSLAANVAMRQADVAKAREDLVRRQAIANSGAVSSEEIAHARTALQAADSALLAAQEQLASNKALTDQTTVEKHPNVQRAAANLRAAYLAFARSTLPAPVTGYVAKRSVQVGQRVAPGTPLMAVVPLDQVWVDANFKEVQITHMRVGQPVELEADVYGSKVKYRGKVEGFSAGTGAAFSLLPAQNATGNWIKVVQRLPVRIALDPQQLRDHPLRVGLSMNVSVDVRNEDGGAMVSAITRGPMETDVYDKVAQDADTLIARIVALNNGGRTAGAAPAAAPAPAPSRGPSPADASRPSAKHA
- a CDS encoding efflux transporter outer membrane subunit produces the protein MKPVHSTALKVLAALAVSIVAGCAAFGDAQSTQTMTSPDALAQGASQVLAAGHGEWPSQDWVDQFQDPQLRALVDEATHDNPNLQAAFARVQASRAMAMATRAALYPGIDFEGSIVRQRFSSTDLFEGTPLAGSWQNASRMQFGLDYDFDFWGKNRAALEAALSEDRAAEAESQASRLLLSTAIARNYNRLAALYAQRDVAERAIAQRRDLTELSRQRLSAGLDTQVETTQARGTVAAAQTDLQRIDEDIALARNQLAALLGKGPDRGLRIAKPTLLAHATPTLPDDLAIGLLGRRPDIVAARWRVEAAAGDVSVARKEFLPDITFSAYAGVASLDPSNLLMGISRTFGFGPAVQLPIFAGGRLRANLKGRYAQYDIAVASYNQTLVDALRETADTVTSIRSVDQQIVTQREALDLAEHAYSLATTRYKAGLGTQLTVLNAESTVLQQRRLATDLQARRLDLQIGLVKALGGGYAAPEAAPKPTHG
- the typA gene encoding translational GTPase TypA produces the protein MTRAIRNIAIIAHVDHGKTTLVDQLLRQAGTFRENQQVAERVMDSNDLEKERGITILAKNCAVEYNGTHINIVDTPGHADFGGEVERVLSMVDGVLLLVDAVEGPMPQTRFVTRKALALGLKPIVVINKIDRPGARPEWVINQTFDLFDKLGASDEQLDFPVIYASGLNGYAGLTDAVREGDMKPLFETVLDKVPVRDDDPDGPLQLQIISLDYSSYVGKIGVGRISRGRARPLQDVVVKFGPEGNPIKGRINQVLKFVGLEREIVPEAEAGDIVLINGIEELGIGCTVMAPDAQDALPMLKVDEPTLTMNFCVNTSPLAGREGKFVTSRQLRERLDRELKSNVALRVADTGDDTIFEVSGRGELHLTILLENMRREGYELAVSRPRVVFKDIGGVKHEPYELLTVDVEDGHQGSVMEELGRRKGELLDMASDGKGRTRLEYRIPARGLIGFQGEFLTLTRGTGLISHIFDDYAPLREGGLGDRHNGVLISQDDGDAVAYALWKLQDRGRMFVKPGDALYEGMIIGIHSRDNDLVVNPIKGKQLTNVRASGTDEAVRLVPPIQMSLEYAVEFIADDELVEITPKSIRLRKRHLKEHERKRASREGA